The genomic DNA CCTGATTCGCTCCTTCGAAAATCTCATCGCCGATCGCTACTACATCGGCAAAGCGCCCGAGTTCAACATGGCGGCGGGACCAATCCGGGGTGAAATGCACCTGGCCGTTGGCCAGGAGGCGGTAGCGGTAGGGGTTTGCTCTCTGCTCGAGGAGAGTGACGCGGTGGTCAGTACCCATCGGCCTCACCATCACGCTTTGGCCAAAGGGGTCGAGCCAAAGAAGCTGGCGGCTGAAATCTTTGGCAAAGCCAGCGGCCTCTGCCACGGCAAGGGTGGCCATATGCATCTCTTCGACACAAGCAAGCACTTCTCCTGCAGCGGCATCGTGGGAGCCTCCTTTCCCCAGGCAGCGGGTGCCGCTTTTGCCTTCCGCAAGCTCGGTCAGCGCCAGGTAGCTGTTGCCTTCGCCGGCGAGGGGGCTGCCAATCATGGGACGTTTGCCGAGACGTTGAACGTGGCCGGCCTCTTCCAATTGCCCCTGGTGGTGGTCATCGAGGACAACCTCTACGCGGACTCGACGCCAAAGTGGGCCGCTCTCTCCACGGTTCACCACTTTCAGCGGGCCCAGAGCTTCAATGTCCCCTCCTATGTCGTCGATGGCATGGACCTCATCGATGTCTACCGCGTGGCCAAGCTGGTGATCGAGCGAGCGCGCAACGGCATGGGGCCAGCCCTCATTGAGGCGGTTTGCTATCGCTACCGCGGCCACTTTGAGGGAGATGCCGAGGAGTATCGGACGCGCGAGGAGGTTGAACGCTGGCGGGCTCTCGATCCCATTCCGCGCCTGGGTGAGCGCCTCAAGGTGCTTGGCTGGGCCGATGAGGCGACGCTCAACCGCCTGCGGGATGAAGCCCAGCAGGAGGCGGAAGCGGCAATCCAGTTTGCAGAGAGCAGTCCATTACCGGAGCCGCAGGAGGCTCTGAGGGGGGTCTTCCAATGAGAAAGCTCAAGGGGCTGGCTTTTGCCATTGCTGAGGCTATTGATCAAGAGATGGCTCACAACGAGCGCCTGGTGGTCTTGGGGGAAGATGTCACCTACTGGGGAGCCGTCTTCGGCTTTACGATGGGTCTTTTTCCGAAGTATGGGCGCGAGCGAGTGGTGGACACGCCGATCACCGAGCAGACCTTTATGGGGATGGCCGTCGGAGCGGCCTCGGTTGGCCTCCATCCGGTGGTCTCGCTGATGTTCGTCGATTTCTGCGGGGCTGGCTTCGACCAGATGTTTAACCACATGGCCAAAAACCACTACATGTCGGGGGGCCAGTTACCGATGCCCGTGACGGTCATCACCGCCATTGGCGGTGGTTATGGCGATGCCGCCCAGCATTCACAGGTCCTCTATGGTCTCTTCGCCCATCTGCCAGGCTTCAAGATCGTGGTGCCCGCCACGGCCTACGACGCCAAAGGTCTGACGGTACGCGCGCTGGCAGACCCCAATCCGGTCATTATCTTCGGCCACAAACTGCTAACGGGGCTGCCTTTCCTGCCGTTCGAGGGCGAAGAGGAGGAAGTGCCCGAGGAGCGCTACACCCTGGAATTTGGGCAGGCGGCTGTTCGCCGTCAGGGGCGGGACCTGACTATCGTCGCTGCTGGCCTGATGGTTCCTCGCAGCCTGCAAGCTGCCGAGCGGTTGGCGCAAGAAGGCATCTCAGCGGAGGTTATTGACCTGCGGACTTTGGTGCCGCTAGACGAGACCACGCTGGTCGCCTCGGCTCGTAAGACTGGCCGGGTGCTGATTGTGGACGAGGATTACATGAGCTACGGGCTGAGCGGTGAGGTGGCTTTCCGCATTCAGGCTGGCGCGCTTGGCTCTCTGAAGGCCCCAATCCAACGGCTGGCAGTGCCCGATGTGCCGATTCCCTTCTCAGAGCCCTTGGAGAGCGCTGTCATTCCCAGTGTCCAGCGCATCTACGAGGCCGCTCGTAGCCTCGTTGGGGTTCAGGCGCTCGCTTAAGTGAAGGTCAGGAGCACGGCGCGCATCGCTGACACTCGCCTGGGAACAGAAGGCAGACGAGGCTGATCGACGGCTGGTTGACTGGTTGCTGGTGGCCTCAGCCTCGCCTGCTGGAAGGGAGAGGGAAGCTTGCACCTCTCAGCTCCCCCTGCTATACTGAGCAAAAGCCGATGGGCAGGTCCCGTCAGCCAGGAGGCAGCCGTTTCTTGCGAGAGTGTAACCTGGTGAGAGGCTGGCCTGTCTGGCCCGACCTCCTGGTCCTGGCTGCGTCCCGCTTGTTGCCCCAAACGGCGGCAGCGGGTCGTCTGATCTGGTAGAGGGAGGGATGGCAGCGGCCATGAGCGGGCGGACTGACGCGGAGTAGAGTAAAGCAAGTAACAGGTAAAGAGCAACGAAACCGTATGGCTGCGAGACACAAACCCGGCCTGCCGGCTCTTCCACCGGT from Thermogemmatispora onikobensis includes the following:
- a CDS encoding thiamine pyrophosphate-dependent dehydrogenase E1 component subunit alpha; protein product: MIKPEPSPQDLQYLVAQAELDADQLRRAYRQLCLIRSFENLIADRYYIGKAPEFNMAAGPIRGEMHLAVGQEAVAVGVCSLLEESDAVVSTHRPHHHALAKGVEPKKLAAEIFGKASGLCHGKGGHMHLFDTSKHFSCSGIVGASFPQAAGAAFAFRKLGQRQVAVAFAGEGAANHGTFAETLNVAGLFQLPLVVVIEDNLYADSTPKWAALSTVHHFQRAQSFNVPSYVVDGMDLIDVYRVAKLVIERARNGMGPALIEAVCYRYRGHFEGDAEEYRTREEVERWRALDPIPRLGERLKVLGWADEATLNRLRDEAQQEAEAAIQFAESSPLPEPQEALRGVFQ
- a CDS encoding alpha-ketoacid dehydrogenase subunit beta encodes the protein MRKLKGLAFAIAEAIDQEMAHNERLVVLGEDVTYWGAVFGFTMGLFPKYGRERVVDTPITEQTFMGMAVGAASVGLHPVVSLMFVDFCGAGFDQMFNHMAKNHYMSGGQLPMPVTVITAIGGGYGDAAQHSQVLYGLFAHLPGFKIVVPATAYDAKGLTVRALADPNPVIIFGHKLLTGLPFLPFEGEEEEVPEERYTLEFGQAAVRRQGRDLTIVAAGLMVPRSLQAAERLAQEGISAEVIDLRTLVPLDETTLVASARKTGRVLIVDEDYMSYGLSGEVAFRIQAGALGSLKAPIQRLAVPDVPIPFSEPLESAVIPSVQRIYEAARSLVGVQALA